One Roseburia rectibacter DNA window includes the following coding sequences:
- a CDS encoding P-loop NTPase family protein codes for MVKQKKSIVLMARVLVLALLIGVFASVPSEQTFAAANKALRSKVVFNGDKESDAAWMNNNYVMQAGYKKASKIKKNMKMSAKAYVPAATLKKNGDTVHVDAWIGLENSKNGNYVGDIRTKYTVMLIKDGKKMRVALWDPAKEKECKPGKTASYKKSGKYYVITINDMPLENVVYKDEQTSKINTKTKYNLGQGISVTGTCSKTSGYVYVDDLKISGVTTQKITFNKKDYKWYSGWHLDKNYSLKVTTIK; via the coding sequence ATGGTAAAACAGAAAAAAAGTATTGTGTTAATGGCAAGAGTGCTGGTGTTAGCATTGCTGATCGGTGTATTTGCATCTGTTCCGTCAGAGCAGACATTTGCAGCCGCAAATAAGGCTCTTCGTTCAAAAGTTGTATTCAATGGAGATAAAGAATCTGATGCAGCGTGGATGAATAACAATTATGTTATGCAGGCAGGTTACAAAAAAGCTTCAAAAATAAAGAAAAATATGAAAATGTCTGCAAAAGCGTATGTTCCGGCAGCAACCTTAAAAAAGAATGGAGATACCGTACATGTGGATGCGTGGATAGGTCTGGAAAATAGTAAAAACGGTAATTATGTTGGGGATATCCGTACAAAATATACGGTAATGCTGATCAAAGATGGCAAAAAAATGCGTGTTGCACTGTGGGATCCGGCGAAGGAAAAAGAGTGTAAACCTGGGAAAACAGCCAGCTATAAAAAATCTGGAAAATATTATGTGATCACGATCAATGATATGCCGCTGGAAAATGTTGTTTATAAGGATGAACAGACATCGAAAATTAACACAAAAACGAAATATAACCTGGGGCAGGGGATCAGTGTCACAGGTACCTGCTCAAAGACCAGCGGATATGTATATGTGGATGATTTAAAGATTTCAGGAGTGACTACGCAGAAGATTACATTTAATAAAAAAGACTATAAATGGTACAGTGGATGGCATTTGGATAAAAATTATTCTTTAAAGGTTACAACCATTAAATAA